One Paraglaciecola mesophila genomic region harbors:
- a CDS encoding DUF2785 domain-containing protein, translated as MRYFSIINFAFRVFIFTLISHSFVCYAHSDGVEINDGPCFSNGWNKEKFEQLKDNQFALSRPLIRSLFPQLRYCLASNDPVIRDEVAYGAYSTWLRTNRVEKSQLTSLFETLLSDVAQNKADEHSVFVPFAVLVFSEVLRVDRKDPYLQSEQLTQAVNTMSSYIVMADDYRGFDEQLGWRHGVAHASDAALQLVLNPRISSLQLQQMLNAIAQQVRAKGGHFYIYSEPERLARPVYYAMRRKDVPIAYWKQWVNEVAAPAPYSNWNEVFTSKEGLAQRHNVKSFLLNLQNFISLGKKNDELNELDTVVQDALKTMI; from the coding sequence ATGCGTTACTTCTCGATTATAAACTTTGCTTTCCGTGTTTTTATTTTCACGCTCATTAGCCATTCTTTTGTTTGTTACGCTCACAGTGACGGTGTTGAGATTAATGATGGCCCATGTTTCTCTAATGGTTGGAATAAAGAAAAATTCGAACAATTAAAGGATAATCAATTTGCACTTAGCCGCCCTTTAATAAGAAGCTTATTTCCACAGCTCCGATACTGCCTGGCGTCTAATGATCCTGTCATTCGCGATGAGGTTGCTTACGGAGCTTATTCAACCTGGTTACGAACTAATCGTGTTGAGAAGTCGCAGCTGACTTCTCTATTTGAAACACTGCTAAGTGATGTAGCGCAAAATAAAGCAGATGAGCATTCGGTATTTGTGCCGTTTGCTGTGCTCGTTTTTTCTGAGGTATTACGGGTCGATCGTAAGGACCCTTATTTACAGTCAGAACAGCTTACACAAGCTGTTAATACTATGTCTTCGTATATTGTAATGGCCGATGATTATAGAGGTTTTGATGAGCAGCTTGGCTGGCGACACGGTGTTGCTCATGCTTCAGACGCTGCACTGCAACTAGTGCTTAACCCTAGGATAAGTTCACTGCAGTTACAACAGATGTTAAATGCTATTGCCCAGCAAGTGAGGGCAAAAGGGGGGCATTTCTATATTTATTCCGAGCCTGAACGCTTAGCGAGGCCTGTATATTATGCGATGCGTCGTAAAGATGTGCCTATCGCATACTGGAAGCAATGGGTTAACGAAGTTGCTGCTCCTGCCCCATATAGTAATTGGAACGAGGTGTTTACGAGCAAGGAAGGTTTAGCGCAGCGACATAATGTAAAATCATTTTTGCTTAATCTTCAGAACTTCATCAGCCTTGGTAAGAAAAATGATGAGTTGAATGAGCTTGATACGGTCGTTCAAGATGCTCTCAAAACAATGATTTGA
- the rplQ gene encoding 50S ribosomal protein L17, with amino-acid sequence MRHRKSGRQLNRNSSHRQAMFRNMAGSLVKSELIKTTLPKAKELRRVIEPLITLAKQDSVANRRLAFARTGDKEVVGKLFNELGPRYEERPGGYIRILKCGFRTGDNAPMAYVELVDRPEVEEVVETEEAEAE; translated from the coding sequence ATGCGCCATCGTAAGAGTGGTCGTCAGTTAAATCGTAATAGTAGTCACCGTCAAGCGATGTTTCGCAACATGGCTGGCTCATTGGTGAAGAGTGAGTTGATTAAAACAACTCTTCCTAAAGCGAAAGAACTACGTCGCGTAATTGAACCTCTTATCACACTTGCTAAGCAAGACAGTGTTGCTAACCGTCGTTTAGCGTTTGCACGCACTGGTGATAAAGAAGTTGTAGGTAAGTTATTTAATGAACTTGGCCCTCGCTATGAAGAGCGTCCTGGTGGATACATTCGCATTTTGAAATGTGGTTTCCGTACAGGCGATAATGCTCCAATGGCTTATGTAGAATTAGTAGACCGCCCTGAAGTGGAAGAAGTCGTTGAGACTGAAGAAGCTGAAGCGGAATAA
- a CDS encoding DNA-directed RNA polymerase subunit alpha, with translation MSGSVTEFLKPRLVEIDNVSPTRAKVTLEPLERGFGHTLGNALRRILLSSMPGCAVTEVEIDGVLHEYSTKEGVQEDVIEILLNLKGLAVRLEGKTEATLTLVKSGAGPVLAGDIQHDGDVEIVNPSHVLCTLTGEAELSMRIKVEMGRGYVPASTRRSSEEDDRPIGRLLVDASFSPISRISYNVESARVEQRTDLDKLIIDMETNGTIDPEEAIRRSATILAEQLDAFVELRDMSEPVEKEEKPEFDPILLRPVDDLELTVRSANCLKAEAIQYIGDLVQRTEVELLKTPNLGKKSLTEIKDVLASRGLSLGMRLENWPPESIAEKD, from the coding sequence ATGTCGGGTTCTGTAACTGAATTCTTAAAACCAAGGTTAGTTGAAATTGATAACGTTTCGCCTACACGCGCAAAGGTCACTTTAGAGCCGTTGGAGCGTGGTTTTGGTCACACATTGGGTAATGCGTTACGTCGTATTCTTTTGTCATCTATGCCAGGTTGTGCAGTGACTGAAGTTGAAATCGACGGTGTATTACACGAGTACAGCACCAAAGAAGGCGTTCAAGAAGACGTTATTGAAATATTGCTTAACCTTAAAGGTTTGGCGGTACGTCTTGAAGGCAAAACCGAAGCAACACTAACATTAGTGAAGTCCGGTGCGGGCCCAGTATTAGCTGGAGATATCCAGCATGATGGTGATGTTGAAATCGTTAACCCAAGTCACGTTCTTTGTACTTTAACTGGCGAAGCTGAACTCAGCATGCGTATTAAAGTAGAAATGGGTCGTGGGTACGTTCCAGCGTCAACTCGTCGCTCTTCTGAAGAAGATGATCGCCCAATTGGTCGTTTATTGGTTGATGCTTCATTTAGTCCGATATCACGTATTTCGTACAATGTTGAGTCTGCTCGTGTTGAACAACGCACAGATTTAGACAAGTTAATCATCGATATGGAAACCAACGGTACTATTGATCCTGAAGAAGCAATTCGTCGTTCAGCTACAATTTTGGCTGAGCAACTAGACGCATTTGTTGAACTTCGTGATATGTCAGAACCTGTTGAGAAAGAAGAGAAGCCGGAATTCGATCCGATTCTTCTTCGTCCAGTTGATGACTTGGAACTTACTGTACGTTCAGCTAACTGCCTTAAAGCAGAAGCAATACAATATATTGGTGATCTAGTACAACGTACCGAAGTTGAGTTGTTAAAAACGCCTAACTTAGGTAAAAAATCTCTTACCGAGATTAAAGATGTACTAGCTTCTCGTGGGCTTTCACTGGGCATGCGCCTAGAGAACTGGCCACCAGAAAGCATCGCAGAAAAAGATTAA
- the rpsD gene encoding 30S ribosomal protein S4 has product MARYLGPKLKLSRREGTDLFLKSGVRAIESKCKIDNAPGQHGARRGRLSDYGVQLREKQKVRRMYGVLEKQFRNYYKEAARLKGNTGENLLQLLEQRLDNVVYRIGFASTRSEARQLVSHKAILVNGQVVNVPSFNVSADDVVSVREKAKKQARIVSALELAEQREKPTWIEVDSKKMEGTFKRVPERTDLSAEINEQLIVELYSK; this is encoded by the coding sequence ATGGCAAGATATTTGGGTCCAAAACTCAAACTTAGCCGCCGCGAAGGAACAGACTTGTTCCTTAAGAGTGGCGTTCGAGCAATCGAATCAAAATGTAAAATTGACAATGCACCTGGTCAACACGGCGCACGTCGTGGACGTTTGTCTGACTACGGTGTTCAATTACGTGAAAAGCAAAAAGTTCGTCGTATGTACGGTGTTCTTGAAAAGCAATTCCGTAACTACTATAAAGAAGCGGCACGCTTAAAAGGCAATACAGGTGAAAACTTGTTGCAACTTTTAGAGCAACGTTTAGACAATGTTGTTTACCGCATTGGTTTTGCAAGCACTCGTTCTGAAGCGCGTCAACTCGTTAGCCACAAAGCAATTTTGGTTAATGGTCAAGTTGTTAACGTTCCTTCTTTTAATGTTTCTGCTGATGATGTTGTTTCTGTTCGCGAAAAAGCTAAAAAACAAGCTCGTATTGTTTCTGCTTTAGAGCTTGCTGAGCAACGTGAGAAACCAACTTGGATTGAAGTAGACAGCAAAAAGATGGAAGGCACATTTAAACGTGTTCCTGAAAGAACTGATTTGTCTGCTGAAATAAACGAACAGTTGATTGTCGAACTTTACTCTAAGTAA
- the rpsK gene encoding 30S ribosomal protein S11, whose product MAKAPTKSTRKRAKRQVADGMAHIHASFNNTIVTITDRQGNALSWATSGGSGFRGSRKSTPFAAQVAAERAGTAAQDYGLKNLEVFVKGPGPGRESAIRALNAAGYKITNITDVTPIPHNGCRPPKKRRV is encoded by the coding sequence ATGGCTAAAGCTCCTACTAAAAGCACGCGTAAGCGCGCAAAACGTCAAGTTGCTGACGGTATGGCTCATATCCATGCCTCTTTCAACAACACAATAGTGACAATTACAGATCGTCAAGGCAACGCTTTGTCTTGGGCTACATCTGGTGGTTCAGGTTTCCGTGGTTCACGTAAATCTACCCCTTTTGCTGCTCAGGTAGCTGCTGAACGTGCTGGTACAGCCGCTCAGGATTACGGTTTGAAAAATCTAGAAGTATTCGTTAAAGGTCCAGGTCCAGGTCGTGAATCTGCTATCCGTGCTTTGAATGCTGCTGGTTATAAAATCACTAATATTACCGATGTGACGCCTATTCCTCACAACGGTTGTCGTCCACCGAAAAAACGTCGCGTTTAA
- the rpsM gene encoding 30S ribosomal protein S13, whose amino-acid sequence MARIAGINIPEHKHTVIALTAIFGVGSTRAQSICEAAGVAETTKIKDLDEAQIDKLRDEVAKFTVEGDLRREVSMSIKRLMDLGCFRGIRHRRSLPLRGQRTKTNARTRKGPRKAIKK is encoded by the coding sequence ATGGCCCGTATCGCTGGCATTAACATCCCTGAGCACAAGCACACTGTAATCGCGTTAACCGCGATCTTCGGTGTTGGCTCTACACGTGCACAAAGCATTTGTGAAGCTGCTGGTGTTGCAGAGACAACCAAGATCAAAGATCTTGATGAAGCACAAATTGATAAATTGCGTGACGAAGTTGCGAAATTCACTGTCGAAGGTGATCTTCGTCGTGAAGTATCAATGAGCATTAAACGTTTGATGGACCTAGGTTGCTTCCGTGGTATTCGCCACCGTCGTAGTCTTCCTCTACGTGGTCAGCGCACTAAAACTAATGCGCGTACCCGTAAAGGTCCTCGCAAAGCAATTAAAAAGTAA
- the rpmJ gene encoding 50S ribosomal protein L36 has product MKVRASVKRICRNCKVIKRNGVVRVICSSDPKHKQRQG; this is encoded by the coding sequence ATGAAAGTTCGTGCATCCGTCAAGCGGATTTGCCGTAACTGTAAAGTCATTAAGCGCAACGGTGTTGTGCGTGTGATTTGCAGTTCTGACCCTAAGCATAAGCAAAGGCAAGGTTAA